The Thermosynechococcus sp. CL-1 genomic interval CTGGAAAAAGACAAGTAGCAGTGCCACAACTTGGATCAGGGTCACCGTTGGCTCCAGCAGCAAATTCAGATTGACCAGTACCCAATCAATGAAATTCGTGACCTGCTGATTGAAGTAAATCCAGAGGTTTTCCCCGAGCAGAATGGACACAAGGCTAATCTGAAAGAAAAATCCTGCGGTGCCAATCACTGCGCCACTGAGGATGGAACGTCCCCAGCCTTCTTTTTTGGCCCAACAGCCGCCAAAAATCACCCCCATCATGCCGTGGGGCAAGAGAAATTGCAGACTGCGGGGTGGCCCCATCAACACAGAAAGGAGCAAGGCACTGACAATGGCCGCCATCCAAGCGGCGCGGCGATTCCAGCGTAAATACACCAAGGCAATGGGAATTGGAAAAAATAGGCGCAAGACTGGACCAATGGGCAAATAAAAGTTAATCACCCACAGCAGGGCAGCGGTACTGGCAAGGAAGGCCGTTTCCGTAATGACAAGGGTGCGCTGAATTTGCGATCGCCCCAAGGCTTGGGACTGCTCAGGGGGCACAATGGCTTCGACGTCGGGAAAATCATCCTCTAGGGAATCCGTTGGGTTCATTGATTGCAGATAACCTTTTTTCTCTACACTCTAGCAAGCTTTACTGCCAGCTCTCAAACTGGATATAGCGCCCTGAAAAATCCTTTGCTGAAAGTTAGAATCGGGGGTAAGGTATTCCTACCAAACTTACATGTTAATTTATGTGCCGTCTTTATGCCTATATGGGGCGCAAAACGTCCCTTGCCCATGCCTTGGTGGATGCTCCCCATTCCCTGTTGGTGCAAAGTTATCAACCCCGCGAAATGACGGCGGGACTCTTAAATGCCGATGGCTTTGGGGTGGGCTGGTATGCTGCCCGCCAAGATGTGCCCCCCTTTCTTTATCGGCAAACGATGCCCATGTGGCATGATATTAACTTTACTGAGCATTTAAGCCGCTACATTGAATCTGCCTGTTTTTTGGCCAATGTCCGCAGTGCCACACCGGGTCAACCCGTGCAAATGACGAATACGCAGCCCTTTCGCTGGGGACGCTGGCTGGGGGTGCACAATGGATTTATCGAGAACTTTCGCCAAACCCTCTACCGCCCCATGCGCGATCGCCTGTCGGATATTTGTTACAACATTGTTGAAGGCTCTACAGACTCTGAGCACCTGTTTGCCCTCTTCTGCAATGAATTGGTGTTGAATCCGCAACTGTCACCGTTGATGGTACTGCGGCAAACACTGCAAATTGTTTTTTCCCTAGCGCAGGCAGCGCGTACCAGTGTTAGTGCCGCCATGATTCTGACTGATGGCGTCTATATTCTCGCCACCCGCTGTGCGCGGGGCACACCACCCCCCACCCTGTACTGGAGTCAGGATGCCGAGAAAATTCAGCTCACCTCAGAGCCGGTAGATCAGCAAACGGAGTGGTATCTTTTACCGGAAAATAAATTGCTGTTGATGAGTTTGCAGAGTGAACCAGAAATTTACGCCTTCTGAGATATCAGTGCCTTTTAATCCCTTGGATCGGGGAACTTTTTGGCAAGCCTTTCAGAACCAGCGGCAATTTACACGCCAACTTGTGGCTGAGTTGAGCGAGGCCGTCCTTTGTGCGCAGCCCCATCCCCTCTATAGCCCTGTGGGATGGCATTTGGGACACATTGGCTACACAGAAGCCTTTTGGCTGTTGCCAGAATCCTCAGGGGTGAGCGATCGCGATCGCTATTGGTATGCCGCCGATGGCCGCCCCAAGGTGGAACGACAATACTTACCACCGCGCAATGAATTACTTGACTACCTCGCAGGGATTCGCCAACGCACGGGCGATCGCCTCTACAGCCTTAGCGACGAGCAGTGGCAACGAGAACTCCGCCTCTGGTGGTGGATTTTGCAGCATGAAGCCCAACACAGTGAAACGATGCAAATGGTGCTGGCGATGCAGGGGATTGTGACCACATTACCCCCTAACCTATCGCTGCCACAGGATCACCAACGAATTCCCGCTGGGGGGTATGTCATTGGCAGTGAAGACCTCTTAGCCCTTGATAACGAGCAGCCAGTCCAGAGTGTCGAACTACTTCCTTTTACGATTGATGCGGCACCGCTGACCTGGCGGGAATTTCTCACCTTTGTGGAAGCGGGTGGTTATCAGCGGCGGGAATGGTGGTCCAGCAGTGGTTGGGAATGGCGACAGGCAGAGGAAATTGCCTCACCGTTTTACCCGATTCCTGAGAACCTAGACTTACCCATGTGGGGACTTAGTTTCTACGAAGCCGAAGCCTATGGCCATTTCCAAGGCAAACGTCTCCCCAGTGAACGGGAATGGGAAATTGCTGCTCAGCAGGGACTCTTGAATCAGGGCTACGTTTGGGAGTGGACGCAAAGTCCCTTTGCCCCCTATCCGGGGTTCCAGAGCTATCCCTACCGGGGGTATTCTGCCCCCTACTTTGATGGCGAGCATTTTGTTCTAAAAGGCGGTAGTCACTGGACGCGCCCCATTCTCAAGCGACCCTCATTTCGCAATTGGTATAGCCGCACCACCCGTGAGGTGTTTGCTGGAGCGCGCTACGTTCACCAAGAAACAATCTCTACACCAAGGGACACTGATGCCCAAATTTGAACATGTTTAGCCTGCACTCTCCCCTCCGCGCGTCAGCAGGTGGTGTGAGCTTCATGTTTTGTGCTGCGGTTCTCATCCATCTTGTGATCGCCTTCACTGGGATTCTTCCTAGGCTCCGCCAAGATTGAATCATCACCCCTTCTCTGGAGCGTGAGCCACATCATGAAACGCTTATCTCTTTCCACCTTGCTACTGCTCACTGGGACACTCACTCAAACTAGCGGAGCTTTGGCTCTACCCACGGCAACGCTGCAAGGCCGTATTTTTTTTGGCGATCAAATGGGCAATGTTGCACCGGCTGCCTGCTCAGCGATTCGAGTTGTTGCTAAACCGCAAAATTTACCGCCCATCAAGGTATTTGCTACTGGTCCTGCCGCTGGTGCTCAGGATGGTCAATGTACCTTTAAGATGACTAATGTGCCAGCAGGTGTTCCCATTGAATTAAGCGCCGTTTACAGCGATTTGCTCTCCTATCCCGAAAAAACGTACCCCAGTCCTGCCGGCAAGTGGCAAAATCCCTTTGTTCTGCGCCCCGCTCAGGTGCATGTCAGGTACATTGAACTTGATGGCAAACCTTAGTTTGTTGGCTATTGAAGCTGAGCAAACGAAGCACCGTTCCTCAGTAAAGAAAGTTTGAACAAGATGACCCCCAAGCGATGAGTGCGACTCAAACTCCCTAAACTAGGGACAAGGGCATAGGGGCGTTTTGATGTCAATTGCTGAGGAATTCCGCCAACTGCAAACACAACTCTTGGAGTGCTGGGACGGGACAGAAACGTTTATTCCTGAACTGCCCAAGGGTCCCGGCGGTATTGAGCGCGATATTGTGGTGGTGCCTTCCCTGAGCTTTCCCCAACCGGAGCTGGCCAAGATCACCGGCTACACCCACTACGAGGAGCGGCAACTCTATACGCTGATCCAGTTGCGGAATCCGCGTACCCGCATGATCTACGTGACGTCCCAGCCGCTGCACCCCAGCATTATTGACTATTATCTGGATTTACTCCCCGGCGTACCCAGTTCCCATGCCCGCGATCGCCTGCTGCTGCTGGCCACCTACGATCGCTCCGATAAACCCTTGACTGCGAAAATTTTAGAGCGGCCTCGCCTTTTGGAGCGTATTCGTCAAGCCCTGCGTCCCAACCAAGCCTACATGGTGTGTTTTAACTCCACCCCTTTGGAGCGGGAACTGGCGGTACGCTTAGGTATTCCCCTCTACTCGACGGATCCCGACCTCCTCTACTGGGGAACCAAGGCGGGCAGTCGGGAACTTTTTGCGGCCGCAGGCATTCCCCATCCGATGGGCAGCGGTTTTTTGCAGGGGGTACCGGAACTGGTGCGCGCGATCGCTCACCTCCAAGAGAAATCTCCTGAACTGCAACGGGTAGTGGTGAAACTCAATGAGGCTTTTTCCGGAGAAGGCAATGCTCTTCTTGATCTGCGCCCACTGCGCCCCCTTGGCAGCCCACACACCCCCGATCATCTACAACGGATTGAAAATAGCCTAGAGGAGATGGTCTTTCAGGCGCCTAATGAAACTTGGCTCTCCTATCGGCAGCGATTTATGGATCTGGGTGGCATTGTCGAAGCCTTTGTGGAAGGTGCTGTCAAGCGATCGCCCAGTGTCCAAGGCTGCATTACCCCCAAAGGCAGTGTTGAAATCGTCTCCACCCATGAGCAA includes:
- a CDS encoding peptide ligase PGM1-related protein — translated: MSIAEEFRQLQTQLLECWDGTETFIPELPKGPGGIERDIVVVPSLSFPQPELAKITGYTHYEERQLYTLIQLRNPRTRMIYVTSQPLHPSIIDYYLDLLPGVPSSHARDRLLLLATYDRSDKPLTAKILERPRLLERIRQALRPNQAYMVCFNSTPLERELAVRLGIPLYSTDPDLLYWGTKAGSRELFAAAGIPHPMGSGFLQGVPELVRAIAHLQEKSPELQRVVVKLNEAFSGEGNALLDLRPLRPLGSPHTPDHLQRIENSLEEMVFQAPNETWLSYRQRFMDLGGIVEAFVEGAVKRSPSVQGCITPKGSVEIVSTHEQLLNAPTGQIFIGCEFPAHADYRQQLQELGQKVGTYLAQQGVIGCFGVDVVATQTTAGWELYAIEINLRKGGTTHPFMTLKFLTDGHYELDSGLFYSKHRRPKYYIASDNLCQPHYRGLLPNDLLDMIARYHLHFDSSTETGTVFHLMGALSEFGKLGLVSIGNTPEEAQAIYNQTIGVLDAAAL
- the egtC gene encoding ergothioneine biosynthesis protein EgtC; this encodes MCRLYAYMGRKTSLAHALVDAPHSLLVQSYQPREMTAGLLNADGFGVGWYAARQDVPPFLYRQTMPMWHDINFTEHLSRYIESACFLANVRSATPGQPVQMTNTQPFRWGRWLGVHNGFIENFRQTLYRPMRDRLSDICYNIVEGSTDSEHLFALFCNELVLNPQLSPLMVLRQTLQIVFSLAQAARTSVSAAMILTDGVYILATRCARGTPPPTLYWSQDAEKIQLTSEPVDQQTEWYLLPENKLLLMSLQSEPEIYAF
- a CDS encoding SUMF1/EgtB/PvdO family nonheme iron enzyme, with amino-acid sequence MPFNPLDRGTFWQAFQNQRQFTRQLVAELSEAVLCAQPHPLYSPVGWHLGHIGYTEAFWLLPESSGVSDRDRYWYAADGRPKVERQYLPPRNELLDYLAGIRQRTGDRLYSLSDEQWQRELRLWWWILQHEAQHSETMQMVLAMQGIVTTLPPNLSLPQDHQRIPAGGYVIGSEDLLALDNEQPVQSVELLPFTIDAAPLTWREFLTFVEAGGYQRREWWSSSGWEWRQAEEIASPFYPIPENLDLPMWGLSFYEAEAYGHFQGKRLPSEREWEIAAQQGLLNQGYVWEWTQSPFAPYPGFQSYPYRGYSAPYFDGEHFVLKGGSHWTRPILKRPSFRNWYSRTTREVFAGARYVHQETISTPRDTDAQI
- a CDS encoding DUF2232 domain-containing protein; this encodes MNPTDSLEDDFPDVEAIVPPEQSQALGRSQIQRTLVITETAFLASTAALLWVINFYLPIGPVLRLFFPIPIALVYLRWNRRAAWMAAIVSALLLSVLMGPPRSLQFLLPHGMMGVIFGGCWAKKEGWGRSILSGAVIGTAGFFFQISLVSILLGENLWIYFNQQVTNFIDWVLVNLNLLLEPTVTLIQVVALLLVFFQSTVYALVVHILAWTLLERLGNPIPDPPPWLRTILEDPR